A portion of the Nitrospirota bacterium genome contains these proteins:
- a CDS encoding PKD domain-containing protein: MIKRAASITAVLIIFIQLLACSFDLGNKSVAPAQQVNVLAGPEFGTAPLTVQFNAAGPAVSSGGTVSYLWNFDDGRTSTEASPQHTFNYKGTYMIALTVTGASGVKDTGWVVIIVN, encoded by the coding sequence ATGATAAAAAGAGCGGCGTCGATAACAGCGGTTTTAATTATCTTCATTCAACTACTTGCCTGTTCCTTTGACTTAGGGAACAAAAGCGTAGCGCCCGCACAACAGGTGAACGTCCTTGCGGGCCCCGAATTCGGGACCGCACCTTTGACTGTGCAATTCAATGCAGCAGGGCCTGCTGTCAGCAGCGGAGGCACGGTATCCTATCTATGGAACTTTGACGACGGCAGGACTTCAACAGAGGCGTCGCCGCAGCATACATTCAATTATAAGGGGACCTATATGATTGCCCTGACTGTTACCGGAGCAAGTGGAGTAAAGGACACGGGCTGGGTGGTTATTATAGTAAATTAA